The Amycolatopsis mongoliensis genome includes a window with the following:
- a CDS encoding IS3 family transposase, producing MAKYAGPDEFAETAGSTSPQHTRFSVRRMARLLSVSRAGYYAHAKRAAARVLTPRQQRRADLEVKITEAHKDSRGTYGSPRITAELRDQGEVVTAKTVAKIMASIGLEGISPRTFKVKTTVVDPAASFPPDLVDRLFDRGRLDAVWLTDITYLTCGEGAMFLCAIRDGHSRKVLGHSVSDRISAEMVTDAIHDAVAARGGECRGTVLHSDRGGEFTAHLTAQACFRHGLRRSMGETGICWDNSPAESFWSTFKHEHYYRHAYATKMELVAAVDNWVRFYNSVRRHSAIGMLSPDNFEQSLRTAA from the coding sequence ATGGCCAAGTACGCCGGCCCCGACGAGTTCGCCGAGACGGCCGGCTCCACCTCGCCGCAGCACACCCGGTTCTCGGTCCGGCGGATGGCGCGGCTGCTGAGCGTGTCGAGAGCCGGCTACTACGCGCACGCCAAACGCGCCGCGGCAAGGGTGCTGACGCCACGGCAGCAACGCCGCGCCGACCTCGAGGTGAAGATCACCGAGGCGCACAAGGACTCCCGCGGAACCTACGGGTCGCCGCGGATCACCGCCGAACTGCGTGACCAGGGCGAGGTGGTCACAGCGAAGACGGTCGCCAAGATCATGGCCTCGATCGGGCTGGAGGGCATCAGCCCGCGCACGTTCAAGGTGAAGACGACGGTGGTCGATCCGGCCGCGTCGTTCCCGCCGGATCTGGTCGACCGGCTTTTCGACCGGGGCCGGCTGGACGCGGTCTGGCTGACCGACATCACGTATTTGACGTGTGGTGAGGGCGCGATGTTCCTGTGTGCGATCCGGGACGGGCACTCTCGGAAAGTGTTGGGCCACAGTGTATCTGACCGTATCAGCGCTGAGATGGTCACGGACGCCATCCACGACGCGGTCGCCGCCCGTGGCGGTGAATGTCGCGGCACGGTACTGCATTCCGACCGCGGCGGGGAGTTCACGGCGCATCTGACGGCGCAAGCGTGCTTCCGGCACGGGCTGCGCCGGTCGATGGGCGAAACCGGTATCTGCTGGGACAACAGCCCGGCAGAGTCGTTCTGGTCGACGTTCAAACATGAGCACTACTACCGGCATGCCTACGCCACGAAGATGGAACTCGTTGCCGCAGTTGACAATTGGGTTCGTTTCTACAACAGTGTGCGGCGGCACTCCGCAATCGGGATGCTCAGTCCCGACAATTTCGAGCAGTCACTTCGCACGGCTGCCTGA
- a CDS encoding transposase, which yields MPARKRRSYPAEYKVEAAHRVIDSGRTIAEVARELGIDAGMLSVWVKDERRRITAAEVHGDNPLQAAERAELLRLRGQVAELEKDNAFLVKASAYFAAMQKNRPGSL from the coding sequence ATGCCTGCTCGCAAGCGCCGGTCGTACCCGGCTGAGTACAAGGTCGAGGCTGCTCACCGTGTGATCGATTCCGGCCGCACGATCGCTGAGGTCGCCCGCGAGCTGGGCATCGACGCGGGCATGTTGAGTGTCTGGGTCAAAGACGAACGACGCCGGATCACCGCGGCTGAGGTCCACGGGGACAACCCCTTGCAGGCGGCCGAGCGGGCCGAGCTGCTGCGCTTGCGCGGGCAGGTGGCCGAACTGGAGAAGGACAACGCGTTCCTGGTAAAAGCTTCGGCGTACTTTGCCGCGATGCAGAAGAACCGGCCCGGTTCGCTCTGA
- a CDS encoding 3-oxoacyl-ACP reductase family protein, with protein MDAIEGRTALVTGASRGIGAAIALTLAREGANVVLTYASTTSRAADVVAQIEALGRRAVAIQADSGDPAAVTAAVDAAAATFGGLDILVNNAGVVVLGPLEKMTLADIDRTFTVNVRATIVATQAAVRHMTSGGRIITIGSNVADRVPGPGGSIYAASKSALAGLTRGLAHEFGPRGITAVVVQPGPTDTDANPAHGPHAEQTIARTPLRRYGQVDDIAKMVAFLAGPGGRHVTGTTITLDGGFNA; from the coding sequence GTGGACGCGATCGAGGGCAGGACCGCGCTGGTGACCGGAGCGAGCCGGGGTATCGGTGCCGCCATCGCCTTGACGCTGGCACGGGAGGGCGCGAACGTCGTGCTGACCTACGCCTCCACCACGTCACGGGCCGCCGACGTCGTTGCGCAAATCGAGGCTCTGGGCCGCCGGGCCGTCGCGATCCAGGCCGACAGCGGCGACCCGGCGGCTGTCACCGCGGCCGTCGACGCCGCTGCCGCGACCTTCGGCGGGCTCGACATCCTGGTCAACAACGCCGGCGTGGTGGTGCTCGGCCCGCTGGAGAAGATGACGCTGGCCGACATCGACCGGACGTTCACCGTCAACGTGCGCGCCACGATCGTCGCCACCCAGGCCGCGGTGCGGCACATGACAAGCGGCGGTCGGATCATCACCATCGGCAGCAACGTCGCCGACCGGGTACCCGGGCCGGGCGGCAGTATCTACGCGGCCAGCAAGTCTGCGCTGGCCGGCCTGACCCGCGGGCTCGCCCACGAGTTCGGGCCGCGCGGGATCACCGCCGTCGTGGTGCAGCCCGGACCCACCGACACCGACGCCAACCCCGCCCACGGTCCACACGCCGAGCAGACCATTGCCCGCACCCCGCTGCGCCGCTACGGACAGGTCGACGACATCGCAAAAATGGTCGCCTTCCTGGCTGGCCCAGGCGGACGACACGTCACCGGCACCACCATCACGCTGGACGGCGGATTCAATGCCTGA
- a CDS encoding TetR/AcrR family transcriptional regulator, producing MPSRGRPRSFDRDAALRQAMLLFWERGYECTSMADLTATMRIGSPSLYAAFGSKEALFREAVALYAATAGSLTARVLTEEPTARAAIEAMLRGNAADYLRPGRPAGCMAVLAALNCSHPSVRAFMADRRRDGRELVRRRLCRGIEDCDLPADVDVDAMAGFYHATLMSLSLLARDGATAADLTAVADGAMAAWSSYLD from the coding sequence ATGCCATCCAGAGGTCGCCCGCGCTCGTTCGACCGGGACGCGGCGTTGCGGCAGGCGATGCTGCTGTTCTGGGAACGCGGTTACGAGTGCACCTCGATGGCCGACCTGACCGCCACCATGCGAATCGGCTCGCCCAGCCTGTACGCCGCATTCGGCAGCAAGGAGGCGCTCTTCCGGGAGGCCGTCGCGCTGTACGCGGCGACGGCCGGAAGCCTGACCGCTCGAGTACTCACCGAGGAACCCACCGCGCGGGCGGCGATCGAGGCGATGCTGCGAGGTAACGCCGCGGACTACCTGCGCCCGGGCCGCCCGGCTGGCTGCATGGCCGTGCTTGCCGCGCTCAACTGCTCCCACCCGAGCGTGCGCGCGTTCATGGCGGATCGTCGCCGTGACGGACGGGAGCTTGTCCGCCGACGGCTGTGCCGGGGGATCGAGGACTGCGATCTGCCCGCCGATGTCGACGTCGACGCGATGGCTGGCTTCTACCACGCCACGCTGATGAGCCTGTCGCTGTTGGCACGCGACGGTGCCACGGCAGCAGACTTGACCGCCGTCGCCGACGGCGCGATGGCGGCCTGGTCCAGCTATCTTGACTAA
- a CDS encoding TIGR03618 family F420-dependent PPOX class oxidoreductase translates to MSGTPAVLLPDDLIGLLRRPSPCFISTVMPDGSPQMTQTWVDTDGHHILINTVVGYRKAKNIARDPRVAISVTDPDDVSRYYALRGHVIDSTTDGAAENVEELSHKYLGTPHPNFSGKPETRLLLTIAVDSIAHAPRT, encoded by the coding sequence GTGTCCGGCACCCCAGCCGTCCTGCTGCCCGACGACCTGATCGGCCTGCTCCGCCGGCCCAGCCCGTGCTTCATCTCCACCGTGATGCCCGACGGATCACCCCAGATGACCCAGACCTGGGTCGATACCGACGGCCACCACATCCTGATCAACACCGTGGTGGGCTACCGCAAGGCCAAGAACATCGCCCGCGACCCCCGTGTGGCCATCAGCGTGACCGACCCCGACGACGTTTCCCGCTACTACGCGCTCCGCGGGCACGTCATCGACTCCACCACCGACGGCGCGGCCGAGAACGTCGAGGAGCTCTCCCACAAGTACCTCGGCACACCCCACCCCAACTTCAGCGGCAAACCCGAGACCCGGTTGCTGCTCACCATCGCGGTGGACTCCATCGCCCACGCGCCCCGCACGTAG